The segment CGATGTCGCTGGCGATGAACGCCGGCCTGACCCTGCACTGCGAGGTCGACGGCGACAACGCCCACCACGAGGTCGAGGCGCTGTTCAAAGCACTGGCGCGGGCACTCGACGACGCGACGCGGGTGGACGAGCGCCGGAGCGACACGCCGAGTACGAAGGGCGAGCTGTAGCCCGAGTCGACAGTTCTTTCGCGTCGCCTGTCGTCGGTTCCGACAGGCATGTTCGACGAGATCATGGAGAAGTTCGAGGGCTCTCCCAGCCAGCAGGCGGTCATCCGGCTGCTGCTCGAGCGCGGCTTCTCCGTGAACGACGAGGGGCGGGTGGTCTCCGGCGGCATCGAGATCCCCAACACGGGCATCGCCCGCGAGATCGGCGTCGACCGGCGCGTCGTCGACTCCACGACGGACGCCATCCTCGACGACGAGGAGCTGCGACGCATCTTCCAGAACATCTCGCAGGTGCCGAGCCTGATGGACCTCGCGCCCGTGCTCGACCTGACCGTGCTCACCGTCGAGGTCTCCGACGCCGAGCAGCAGGGCATCGTCTCGCAGGTGACCGGGCTGCTCGCCGACCACGACATCTCCATCCGCCAGACCATCAGCGAGGACCCCGAGTTCACCGACGACCCGAAGCTCCACCTCGTCACCGACCAGTCGCTCCCCGGCGACCTCATCAACGAGATCCGCGCGCTGCCGTTCGTCCGGAAGATAGAGCTCCAGTGACCGGCCGTCAGTCCGCGCCGTCGCGGCCGTGGCTCTCCGCGGCCGGGGACCGGACCACCTGCAGCACGCCGTGTGCGTGCTCGTCACAGAGGAGCATCGACGGCTCGGCGGCGGGTTCGTGCTTGATGACGTCCCGCCCGCCGTCGCTCACGAGGTGGGGTCGATTCTCCAGAATCGCGATGTAGCCGTCCCGTTCACAGACCGCGCAGCCGTCGCTGTGCTTCCAGAGGCCACGGTTGAGCGACTCGCCGAACTCGTCGAGCGCGCAAAATCGGCAGAATCCACCGACGGTCAGTCCGCTCCCCCGGTCCTGCACGACGTAGTCGAGTGCGTGCCGTGACCCACAGGTCACGCAGGGTCGATTAGTGGGGGGAGCGCCGTCCATGCGTTGCCAACCACCTCGTCCGATTATAGTAAACCTAACTGTGTATTTCTGAAAATAACAGTACTAGTATGCTACTCGTGTCCGGCAGCTATGATTTGGCACCTAACTAGTTGGGCCAAAGAGTCGCGTTAGAAAGCCCCTAGAGACCGTTCACAACTAACTGATTCGTCAAATCACCCGTCTCGGACCCCTTCGTTTCAACTGGAACAACTTATCCACATCGTTGTATTACAGTTCTCAGACACGGTTATGTCAACGTGTGTCACGATGCCGACCGTTCGACCGGCACTGCGGCTCGAACCGACGCGCTATTGGGCTCGGCGACCCGTGTTCGGGTATGGACGAGAACGTCGAGGTCGCCCTGCGCTTCACCGCGGCGCAACTCGCGGCCGCGACCGCGGGCATCCACCTCTGGATCGGCCTGCGGCCGCTGGTCCTGTACACGCAGGCGGGTCGCCCCTTCACCGACCCGCGACAGGCGCTGTTCGTGCTCTCCTCGATTGCGGTGCTCGTCGGCATCGGGCTGGCCGCGTACGGCTTCCGTCGTGACTACGTCTACGGACTCGGCATCGTCCTCGCGCTGACGTACATCGTCGGCTGGCTGCTGCTCGGCGGCCACCCCGAGGGCACCGAGATCATCGCCTACGCCTGGGAGTCCACCGGCCACACCCACGGCTCGCCGCTCGGCACGCTCGTCGAGCACCTGTTCGGCTCCATCTGGCTCGTGACGACGAAGACCATCGAGACGGTGCTGCTCGGCATCCTCGTCGTGCTGCTGTACCACGAGCGGTTCGGCGACGACACGGCCGACGGCACGACCGACGACACCGGTGACGCCGAAGCGGAGGCGACCCCGTGACCGGGGAGCCCTACCTGACCGTCGCCGAGCCGGCCCGCACCTCCTTCACGGTGCAGGGCTCCGAGTTCATCGGCCACATCAGTCCCGTCGAGAGCGTCGCCGCCGCGGAGGAGTTCGTCGACGACATCCGCGCCGAGTACGACGACGCGACCCACAACGTTCCCGCCTACCGGGTCCGCGCCGACCCGTTCCGCGAGTGGGCCAGCGACGACGGCGAACCCTCCGGCAGCGCGGGGAAACCCGCCCTCAACGTGCTCCAGGGGCAGGAGATTGAGAACGTCGTGGTCGTCGTCACGCGCTACTACGGCGGCACGAACCTCGGCGTCGGCGGCCTCGTCAGTGCCTACGGCCAGTCGGTCAAGGACGCGCTCGACGCCGCGGGGGTCGTCGAGGAGCGCCCCCACGAAGCCGTCGGCATCACCGTCGACTACGACGATTCGGGCACCGTCCGGAGCATCCTCGAGAGTGCAGACTGCGAGTTCGACGCCGACTACGCCGAACGCGTCAGCTTCGACGCTCGGGTGCCCGTCTCGGAGGCCGAGGCGCTCCGGGACCGGCTCCGCAGCGCGACGAGCGGGCGCGTCGAGCTGTCGTAGCCCCTCGGGGACGGACGGTGTACGCAGCAGCCCACGTCGTTCGGTGAATCCAGTCGGCGGTAGTCGGTGATTACCGACACGATAGGGCCTGCTCCTCCTCGTACTTCACGAGTAGCATGGCAGGCAAGCTGGTCGATTCGAGGCCGTCAGGCGGCACCGACACCCTGGTTCCGGAACGCGTGCTCCGTCACCGGCGACGGCACACAGTGATTCGTGCGAATCTCGATGAGACACATCCGGTCGTGCAACCGGTCAGACATCGATATATCGCCACTTCCGTCCGGGTCACAGCCTCGTCGATCGTCCGTCCCGAACGAACCCGCACAGCTAATGCGTGGTACTAGATAACACTACACATGGTAGAGCTGGCTGTACCGGATGGCGTGAGTTCGGACGACCCTACCTACGTCGAGAACCCGGTCACTGGCGAACGGTTCCGGTTTCACTCCAGCCCCGCCGATCCGGAGACCGACCCGCTGGCGCTCGATATCTGGGCGACTCCCGAGATGTCGCCGCTTGCCGAACACGTCCACGCGAAGCAGGACGAGACGTTCGTCGTGAACGACGGCACCATCGAGGTGCGCCGGAACGGCGTTGGGTCGGAGTACCGCGAGGGTGAGGCGGTGACCATCGAGGCCGGGACCCCACATTCGTGGACGAATGCCGGTGACGCACGACTGCACCTGACAGTTCGCTTCCAGCCGGGGTTGCAGACCGAAGCCTTCCTCCGCGATCTCGCCGCCCTCGCTCGACGCGGCGAAGTCGGGAGCGACGGGGCACCGTCGTTGCTTCAGGTCGCAGCCCTCTACGATGCCTACGGGTACGAGTTGCTCCACCTGGCGAGCCCACCGCTTCGTCTCCAGAAGGTTGTGTTCGGAGCATTGGCTCCGCTCGCGAGTGCGCTCGGCTATCGTGCCAATCCAGTCGAGGCGGTGACCGGGCATCGACAGTAGGGAAGCCAGCGACTGCGGAGCGTGAGGTCCTACACCCGGGGCCTTCCGGCCATCCTCGTGCAGCCCGAACGACCTCACCGCCAGCTACGACACACCACCCGTTTCGCCGAACCGAACGTCTAACCACAAGCCACCCGAACGCAGGGCCATGGATTCCATCGAGGCCAGCGATTTCCACGAGCTCGCGAGCGTCTCGGACCCGCGGGTCGCGCCGGGGGGCGAGCGGGTGGCGTACGTCCGGACGGTCCCCGAGGACGACGAGGAGTACGAGGCGACGGTGTACGTCGCGCCGGTCGGCGGCGACGAGCCGCGGCGGTTCACCGTCAGCGAGGGGGTCGACGCGGCCCCGCGCTGGTCGCCGTCGGGTGACCGGCTGGCGTTCACGAGCACTCGCGGGGACGGCGACCGGAGCCAGCTCTGGGTCGTGCCGACCGACGGCGGGGAGGCCCGACAGGTCACGTCGGTCGTGGGCGGGGTCGCCACGCCGACCTGGAGCCCCGACGGGAGCCGTCTCGCGTTCGTCCAGCAGATGGCCCCCGACGACCGCGAGGCGGGGCGGGACCGGTGGGTCGACGAGGAGTACGAGCCGGCGAAGCCGGACCCGCGGGTCATCGACCGCACGGTGTACCGGGCGGAGGGTCGGTACTTCGACCGGAAGCGACCGCAGGTGTACGTCGTGGACGTGGACGACGCGGGCGACGTGGCCGCCAGCGAGAGCACGGACGGGGACAGCGCGGGCGAGGCGATCACCCGGCTCACCGACGCCGATGCGGACCACTTCTGTCCGTCGTGGGTCGACGACGAGACG is part of the Haloarchaeobius litoreus genome and harbors:
- a CDS encoding IMPACT family protein, with the protein product MTGEPYLTVAEPARTSFTVQGSEFIGHISPVESVAAAEEFVDDIRAEYDDATHNVPAYRVRADPFREWASDDGEPSGSAGKPALNVLQGQEIENVVVVVTRYYGGTNLGVGGLVSAYGQSVKDALDAAGVVEERPHEAVGITVDYDDSGTVRSILESADCEFDADYAERVSFDARVPVSEAEALRDRLRSATSGRVELS
- a CDS encoding cupin domain-containing protein, with the translated sequence MVELAVPDGVSSDDPTYVENPVTGERFRFHSSPADPETDPLALDIWATPEMSPLAEHVHAKQDETFVVNDGTIEVRRNGVGSEYREGEAVTIEAGTPHSWTNAGDARLHLTVRFQPGLQTEAFLRDLAALARRGEVGSDGAPSLLQVAALYDAYGYELLHLASPPLRLQKVVFGALAPLASALGYRANPVEAVTGHRQ
- a CDS encoding amino acid-binding protein translates to MFDEIMEKFEGSPSQQAVIRLLLERGFSVNDEGRVVSGGIEIPNTGIAREIGVDRRVVDSTTDAILDDEELRRIFQNISQVPSLMDLAPVLDLTVLTVEVSDAEQQGIVSQVTGLLADHDISIRQTISEDPEFTDDPKLHLVTDQSLPGDLINEIRALPFVRKIELQ